The sequence GCTATCGTTATTATTGGTATTGCGATGGTGACACTGACTTCTTTTCTGTTTCCTCAAATACAAGACTCTGCTCGTTCACACTATGAAGTGCGGGCCTCTGCGTTGGCTAACAGCTTAATGACAGAAATTTTAGCGAGAGGGTATGATCATTATAGCGATCCCGATGGCGGCATTACTCGCTGTGGTGAAAGTGATGCCAATGGAGACTTGGTGTCTTGTTCTACCTCTTTAGGGCCTGATGCTGGCTCAAATGAGCTTGATGGTACTGAACGTAAACCTGAAAATTTTAATGATGTGGATGATTATATCGGTTGTTGGTACACAAATGAGGCAAGTAAGTCGAATTGTACAGAGAGTGAAGTGGGCAGCTTGACCGATATTTTGGGTGAGAATATCAGTGACGAATACCCAAATTTTGTTGCAAATGTCGTCGTTGTTGAAGATTCAATTGATGGCTCAAGTCAGTTTAAA is a genomic window of Vibrio algarum containing:
- a CDS encoding type IV pilus modification PilV family protein, with the translated sequence MAVNRYTIKAAGFTLIESIVAIVIIGIAMVTLTSFLFPQIQDSARSHYEVRASALANSLMTEILARGYDHYSDPDGGITRCGESDANGDLVSCSTSLGPDAGSNELDGTERKPENFNDVDDYIGCWYTNEASKSNCTESEVGSLTDILGENISDEYPNFVANVVVVEDSIDGSSQFKKVTVEIVAGNYGAYDFVAHRGNY